Genomic segment of Halalkalicoccus subterraneus:
TCGATGATGATGGGAGAGGGAGACGTCTGGATCTGTAAGAGCTGTGGGAACGAACAGCCAAAGGGCGACAGCGCCTCGTATACGACGACCGACGCCCAGGAGGAAAGCGAGGTCATCGAGACCGACGCCGGGAACAGCGGCCTGCCGACGACGAGTGCGCGGTGTCCCGATTGTGGCAACGACCGCGCCTACTGGTATATGCAGCAGATCCGGGCGGCCGACGAGTCCGAAACCCGATTCTTCGTCTGCACCGAGTGCGAGCACAAGTGGCGCGAGGACGACCACTAGCTGCGCAAGGACTTTTTAGGCACCCGATCAATCTTCGGCCATGGGACCCCCTCGCGGCGATCCGCCCCCGACGACGGTTGAGTACGAGCCCGTCAGCGTCAAGGACCTGCTCGTCGAGATGAAGGACACCTCCGAGCTGCTGATCGACCTCTCGTACTCGGCGGTGCTGTTGAACGACGGGACCGTCGCCGAGGAGGTGCTTCGTCTCGAAGAGCGTATGGACGTCCTCCAGCTTCGTGCCCGGATGAGCCTGCTGATGGCCGCGCGAAACCCCTCCGACGCAGAAGCGCTCGCGCCCGTGTTGGGGATCGTCAGCGGCGCCGAGAAGATCAGCGACGCGACCGGCGACATCGCGAAGGTGGTCCTCCAGGAGATCGGCCTCCCGGGTGCGATGCGGGCGGCACTCCCGGACGCGATCGAGACGCTCGTCCGAACCGGCGTCGCCGCCGACTCGCCGTACGCCGGTCGGACGCTTCTCGATATCAACCTCGAATCCGAAACGGGGGTCCGGGTGATCGCCATCCGCCGGGGCTCGGAGTGGAACCTCAATCCCGGCCCCGAGACCGAGATCCGGGCCGACGACGTCACTCTGTTGCGGGGCCCGGACCCCGGTATCGAGGAAGTCTACGCGACGCTTTCCGGCGAGCACTACACCCCTCCCGAGGCCGCCGACTCGGAGATCGAGGACCTCGACCGGGCGGTCGACTCGATCGTCCTGATGAAGAACTTGAGCGAGCTCGCCGTCGATCTCGCCTACGGCTCGATCCTCTTCGACACCGTCGAGCTCGCGGAGGAGGTCAACAACCTCGAAGTCGAGGTCGACGCGCTGCGCTCGCGCTTCGAGGCCTGGACGCTGCGGGCGGCCGCTGACGCACCCGATCCCGTCTCGCTTCGGGGCCTGCTTCACCTGGGATTCAGCACCGAGGAGATCAGCGACGCGGCCCTCGAGATCTCCGAGGGCGTCCTCCGGGAGATCGAGGTCCATCCCGTCGTCGAGCTCGCGGTCCAGGAGAGCGACGAGATCATCGTCCGGGTGAGCGTCGAGCGGGGGAGCCGACTCGAAGACACCTCGCTGGTCGAGGGCGTCCCCGAATCGGACGTGAGCATGAACGTACTGGCCGTGCGCCGTCCCGAGGAGGGGTGGATGCTCGTCCCCGACGCCGACACCGAACTGCAGGCCGGCGACGTCCTGATCGCGAAGGGGACCCGGACTTCGGCCGAAACGTTCCGCGAGCTCGCGGCGGCCTGAGTCGAGGGGCACTCGAACCACGGCGGTCAGTTATTCGACCGTTCTCGGTAGGTTTAACATCGAATCGATCGATCCCCGCCTATGGGCGCTCGTGAGGAGTTCCTGTCGATCTATCGCGAGGCGCTCCCCGTTTTACTGGTCGCGCTCGGCGGCGGGCTGTTCGCGGGATTGGTCCTCGAGGTTGTTCTGGGGAGCGTCGAGCGGTTTCCCGGGCTGCTCGTGATGGTGCCGGTCTTTCTCGCTACCCGCGGGAACGTCTACGGGGCGCTCGGCGGGCGGATCGCCAGCGGGCTCCACCAAGGGCTGATCGAGCCCCGGTTCGAGCGAAACGACCGCCTCGTGAACGCGGTCGTCGCCTCCTTCGTCAACGGGATCGGGATCTCCATCGTGATCGGGGTGCTCACACGGCTCGCGCTGTTCGTGCTGGGCTGGGAGTCCGCCACGCTCTACGAGTTCGTCGGAATCATGCTGATCGCCGGCACGCTGACCTCCGTCGTCATGATCGTCGGTCTCCTGGGGTTGATCTTCGCGGGATACAAGCGCGGCTACGATCCCGATAACCTCGTGGGGCCCTCGGTCACCACGCTCGGCGACGTCTTCGGGATGCTGTTCATGCTGCTGTCGATCGGGATCGTCGAGGTGGTGGTCCCGTGAGCGCCACCGAATCGCTCGGCTCGTGGGAGGCCCGTCACATCGTCGCCACCATGTTCCCGCTTCTGGTGGTGCTCTCGATCGTCGTCCTTTGGGCGGGCATCACGCTCCAGAGCGCCGAGGAACTGCTCGAACGCTACGGTATCCTCGCCGTGATGGTGCCGACGATGATCAACCTCGGCGGGAACCTGGGGGCGATCCTCTCCTCGCGCCTCTCCTCGCGGCTCCACCTCGGGACAACGGAGTTCGACCCCCACGACGAGGTGCTGTGGGCGAACGTCGGAGCGATCCTCGCGCTCGCGGGAACGGTCTTTACCGCGCTCGCCGTCGGCGCGTACCTGTTGGGGGCGCTCCTCGGGATCGGACTCCCGCTGACGACGCTGCTCGCGATCTCGCTGCTCAGCGGGATGACGGTGGCGTTGATCGCGATCGTCTTCGGTATCGCCGTGACCTACGCCTCCTACCACCTAGGTATCGACCCTGACGACACGACCATTCCGATCGTCACGAACGTCGTTGACGTCTTCGGGATGCTCGTCTTCCTCGGCGTCTCGGCGCTCGTACTCGGGGTTTAAGCGGAACGCGACCCTGAACTAATCGCTCGATGGTCGGAATTTCTTAATAATTCATACAACAGAAATAATTATGTGCCAATGTGTGGTCCCACTAGCCAGGTGCCGAATCACTGCACACGTGAGAACGACAGATAAGGCCTAGACAGGGCGGCGAACCGGTTCACTCCGTCGAATATGACGAGGACGAGGACCTCTCCTTTGTCGTCATCGAGACGGTCGCCGCCGTCTCCGGCGTTCCACCGGGTGCGATCGGTCCAATCGGTGACGTCCTCGACCCCGAGGCGTTGTGCGATCTGTTCGGGCCGCGCGCCGACGGCCGGGCGCGCACCGGGGGCGTTGTCTCCTTTCGCCTCGAGGACTACCGCGTTGAGATCGACGCCGCCGCGTGCGAACTCCTCGTCTACGAGTGAGTTCCGTCACCCGTTTCGCGCGAACACCAGGTAGCCCGAATGACCCACGGGGCCGGTGCTCGGGCGCGTTCCTCTGGAATCGACGTCGAGT
This window contains:
- a CDS encoding magnesium transporter, translating into MFPLLVVLSIVVLWAGITLQSAEELLERYGILAVMVPTMINLGGNLGAILSSRLSSRLHLGTTEFDPHDEVLWANVGAILALAGTVFTALAVGAYLLGALLGIGLPLTTLLAISLLSGMTVALIAIVFGIAVTYASYHLGIDPDDTTIPIVTNVVDVFGMLVFLGVSALVLGV
- a CDS encoding HalOD1 output domain-containing protein, which gives rise to MRPRQGGEPVHSVEYDEDEDLSFVVIETVAAVSGVPPGAIGPIGDVLDPEALCDLFGPRADGRARTGGVVSFRLEDYRVEIDAAACELLVYE
- a CDS encoding magnesium transporter, with translation MGAREEFLSIYREALPVLLVALGGGLFAGLVLEVVLGSVERFPGLLVMVPVFLATRGNVYGALGGRIASGLHQGLIEPRFERNDRLVNAVVASFVNGIGISIVIGVLTRLALFVLGWESATLYEFVGIMLIAGTLTSVVMIVGLLGLIFAGYKRGYDPDNLVGPSVTTLGDVFGMLFMLLSIGIVEVVVP
- a CDS encoding potassium channel family protein gives rise to the protein MGPPRGDPPPTTVEYEPVSVKDLLVEMKDTSELLIDLSYSAVLLNDGTVAEEVLRLEERMDVLQLRARMSLLMAARNPSDAEALAPVLGIVSGAEKISDATGDIAKVVLQEIGLPGAMRAALPDAIETLVRTGVAADSPYAGRTLLDINLESETGVRVIAIRRGSEWNLNPGPETEIRADDVTLLRGPDPGIEEVYATLSGEHYTPPEAADSEIEDLDRAVDSIVLMKNLSELAVDLAYGSILFDTVELAEEVNNLEVEVDALRSRFEAWTLRAAADAPDPVSLRGLLHLGFSTEEISDAALEISEGVLREIEVHPVVELAVQESDEIIVRVSVERGSRLEDTSLVEGVPESDVSMNVLAVRRPEEGWMLVPDADTELQAGDVLIAKGTRTSAETFRELAAA
- a CDS encoding transcription factor S; its protein translation is MEFCDECGSMMMGEGDVWICKSCGNEQPKGDSASYTTTDAQEESEVIETDAGNSGLPTTSARCPDCGNDRAYWYMQQIRAADESETRFFVCTECEHKWREDDH